A single region of the Sorghum bicolor cultivar BTx623 chromosome 9, Sorghum_bicolor_NCBIv3, whole genome shotgun sequence genome encodes:
- the LOC8071243 gene encoding thylakoid membrane protein TERC, chloroplastic: MASAVAASTATRFLPRRTDPWWPPRRARAALPPLTWRPPAVTVVAASFRPGEAEGGRRGRTRRRRARRAEQEEGVSLSSEKETVNSTPRAQTNKGVEPVPVSSTNRKGAIRRVTLVVLAAVVFGVSIALRDGAEKASEYFAGYLLEQSLSVDNLFVFVLVFKYFQVPKEYQNRVLSYGIAGAVVFRAVMIILGTATIQKFEAVNLLLALILLFTSYKLFAKEEEESDLSDNFIVKTCQKFIPVTDYYDGDQFFIIQDGLWKATPLLLTLAVIELSDIAFAIDSIPAVFGVTRDPLIILSSNIFAIAGLRSLYVLISESMGELEYLQPAIGIVLGFIGTKMTFDFFGYHIPTEASLAIVTTCLSGGVILSLRKASKEEGDK, encoded by the exons ATGGCTTCGGCGGTGGCGGCTTCGACCGCCACGCGGTTTCTCCCGCGGCGAACGGACCCGTGGTGGCCGCCGCGTCGTGCGCGCGCGGCGCTCCCGCCGCTCACGTGGCGGCCTCCAGCGGTCACGGTGGTCGCCGCGTCGTTCCGCCCTGGGGAAGCGGAAGGTGGGAGGCGCGGGAGGACGCGGAGGCGCCGCGCCAGGAGGGCGGAACAGGAGGAAGGCGTCTCGCTAAGCTCTG AAAAGGAGACGGTAAATTCTACTCCACGTGCTCAAACCAACAAGGGTGTGGAGCCCGTACCGGTGTCCAGCACGAACAGGAAAGGTGCCATTAGAAGGGTGACACTGGTG GTTCTCGCTGCGGTGGTTTTTGGAGTTAGCATTGCCTTGAGGGATGGGGCTGAGAAGGCATCAGAGTATTTTGCGGG GTATTTGTTGGAACAGAGTTTGTCGGTGGACAATCTCTTTGTTTTTGTTCTGGTCTTTAAGTATTTCCAAGTGCCAAAGGAATACCAG AATCGAGTACTTTCTTATGGTATTGCTGGAGCTGTGGTCTTTCGGGCTGTGATGATCATCCTAGGAACAGCTACCATCCAG AAATTTGAGGCGGTGAACTTGCTGTTGGCTTTGATCCTGTTATTCACTTCTTACAAG CTATTTgctaaagaagaagaagaatctgatCTATCCGACAACTTCATTGTGAAAACATGCCAAAAGTTCATTCCAGTCACTG ATTATTATGATGGTGATCAGTTTTTCATAATTCAAGATGGTTTGTGGAAA GCTACACCATTGCTCTTGACTTTGGCAGTGATTGAACTGAGTGATATTGCTTTTGCC ATTGACTCAATACCAGCAGTTTTTGGTGTCACAAGGGATCCACTTATAATACTATCATCAAATATTTTTGCTATTGCTG GTTTGCGGTCGCTTTATGTGCTCATTTCTGAAAGCATGGGTGAATTGGAGTATCTACAG CCTGCCATTGGTATCGTGTTGGGCTTTATAGGGACAAAGATGACCTTTGACTTTTTTG GTTATCATATACCAACAGAAGCTTCGCTTGCTATTGTAACTACCTGTCTTAGTGGAGGCGTCATATTAAGTCTTAGGAAAGCATCAAAAGAGGAGGGGGACAAGTAG
- the LOC8068150 gene encoding transcription factor IIIA, which produces MGEGGESGGGGGGGATTAAPPLRDIRRYKCGFCDVVRSKKCLLRAHVLEHHKDEVDALGGYWEGGDGGPRKELSRECQQCGMSFKKPAHLKQHMQSHSLERPFSCTVDGCPLSYSRKDHLNRHLLTHEGKLFVCPIEGCGRKFNIKGNMQRHVQEIHKDGSPCESKKEFVCPEVNCGKTFKYASQLKKHEESHVNLEYTEVICCEPGCMKFFSNVECLKAHNQSCHQHVRCDICGTKQLKKNFQRHHRMHEGSCVTERVKCHFEDCKCSFSKKSNLDKHVKAVHEQRRPFVCQFSGCGKRFSYKHVRDNHEKSSAHVRTEGDFVEADEQRPRSVGGRKRKPVSVESLMRKRVAAPDDGPAHADGTEYLRWLLSG; this is translated from the exons ATGGGGGAAGGGGGAGagagcggcggcggaggcggaggcggggcgaccacggcggcgccgccgctgaGGGATATAAGGCGCTACAAGTGCGGGTTCTGCGACGTGGTCCGGTCCAAGAAGTGTTTGCTCCGCGCCCACGTGCTCGAGCACCACAAG GATGAGGTGGATGCTTTGGGGGGTTACTGGGAAGGTGGAGATGGCGGTCCGCGCAAGGAGCTCAGCCGTGAGTGCCAACAGTGCGGGATGAGCTTCAAGAAGCCGGCGCATCTGAAGCAACATATGCAGAGCCATTCGCTCGAG AGGCCCTTTTCCTGCACCGTTGATGGTTGCCCCTTGAGCTATAGCAGGAAGGATCATTTGAACAGACATTTACTTACTCATGAAGGGAAACTATTTGTGTGCCCTATCGAAGGATGTGGCCGAAAGTTCAATATCAAGGGTAATATGCAGAGACATGTTCAGGAAATCCACAAAGATGGCTCTCCATGTGAAAGTAAGAAAGAGTTCGTCTGTCCAGAGGTTAACTGTGGGAAGACTTTCAAATATGCCTCCCAGTTAAAGAAGCACGAAGAATCACATG TCAATCTGGAATACACAGAAGTTATCTGCTGTGAACCAGGCTGCATGAAATTCTTTTCAAATGTGGAATGCCTCAAGGCGCATAATCAATCATGCCATCAACATGTCCGGTGTGATATCTGTGGCACTAAACAGCTAAAGAAGAATTTCCAGCGTCATCACCGGATGCATGAAGGTTCCTGTGTCACTGAGAGGGTTAAGTGCCACTTCGAGGACTGCAAATGTTCATTTTCAAAG AAGTCCAATTTGGACAAGCATGTTAAGGCGGTCCATGAGCAGCGTCGGCCTTTTGTGTGCCAATTTTCTGGGTGTGGCAAGAGATTCTCTTACAAGCATGTAAGGGATAATCATGAGAAGTCAAGCGCTCATGTGCGCACCGAG GGTGATTTTGTCGAGGCTGATGAGCAGCGACCACGTTCAGTAGGTGGGCGCAAGAGGAAACCTGTATCTGTTGAGAGTTTGATGCGGAAGAGAGTAGCCGCTCCTGATGATGGGCCTGCTCATGCTGATGGAACTGAGTATTTGAGGTGGCTTCTATCGGGGTGA
- the LOC8071244 gene encoding 50S ribosomal protein L10, chloroplastic, giving the protein MTSVRSSAASLAPSIRGAAELVRREALRRELDGCQLLAGIWCHGFTVAQLRSIRASLPPTARLVVTKNSDMAAAVAGTRWEALRPCARGMNAWLFVRSDEIPPALKPYRDFQKEWKLQLNDFTGAVYEGRLYGPDDFAQLEAMPTRMQSYQYLLGCLQMPAVNILAVLQARQEALAAEADKPPAEGEAAAPAPAEEK; this is encoded by the coding sequence atgACGTCCGTGCGCAGCTCCGCGGCGTCGCTAGCCCCGTCGATCCGCGGGGCGGCGGAGCTGGTCCGCCGGGAGGCTCTCCGGCGCGAGCTGGACGGGTGCCAGCTGCTGGCGGGCATCTGGTGCCACGGGTTCACGGTGGCGCAGCTGCGGAGCATCCGCGCGTCGCTTCCCCCCACGGCGCGGCTGGTGGTGACCAAGAACTCGGACATGGCGGCGGCCGTGGCGGGCACACGGTGGGAGGCGCTCAGGCCCTGCGCGCGGGGCATGAACGCGTGGCTCTTCGTGCGCTCCGACGAGATCCCGCCCGCGCTCAAGCCCTACCGCGACTTCCAGAAGGAGTGGAAGCTGCAGCTCAACGACTTCACCGGCGCCGTCTACGAGGGCCGACTCTACGGGCCCGACGACTTCGcgcagctcgaggccatgcccaCCAGGATGCAGTCCTACCAGTACCTCCTCGGGTGTCTGCAGATGCCCGCCGTCAACATCCTCGCCGTCCTACAAGCGCGGCAGGAGGCACTGGCGGCGGAGGCCGACAAGCCGCCCGCCGAGGGagaggcggcggcgccggcgccggctgaGGAGAAGTGA